A part of Solea solea chromosome 8, fSolSol10.1, whole genome shotgun sequence genomic DNA contains:
- the LOC131464400 gene encoding phosphatidylinositol transfer protein beta isoform-like, giving the protein MSSIKEYRVVLPCSVEEYQVGQLFSVAEASKNETGGGEGIEVLKNEPYEKDGEKGQYTHKLYHLKSKVPAFINMIAPEGSLVFHEKAWNAYPYCRTIVTNEYMEDNFIIKIETWHKPDLGKSENVHNLDSDTWKKVVVVPIDIANDQVSTSDYKQEEDPTKFKSGKTGRGPLGPNWMKELATNPSCPHMCAYKLVTVKFKWWGLQNRVENFIHKQEKRIFTNFHRQLFCWIDKWVELNMEDIRRMEDETQKELKELRKGGNVRGTSAKEES; this is encoded by the exons ATGTCGTCCATCAAGGAGTA TCGTGTGGTTTTACCCTGTAGCGTCGAGGAG tatCAAGTGGGCCAGCTGTTCTCCGTGGCCGAGGCGAGTAAAAATGAGACGGGCGGCGGCGAGGGCATCGAAGTGCTGAAGAACGAACCGTACGAAAAAGACGGAGAGAAGggacagtacacacacaaactctacCACTTAAAGAg TAAAGTACCAGCTTTTATCAACATGATCGCCCCGGAAGGTTCCCTGGTTTTCCACGAGAAAGCCTGGAACGCTTATCCCTACTGCCGAACCA TTGTGACG AACGAGTATATGGAGGACAATTTCATCATTAAGATTGAGACGTGGCACAAACCGGACCttggaaaatcagaaaat GTGCACAACCTAGACAGCGACACGTGGAAGAAGGTCGTCGTCGTGCCGATTGACATCGCAAATGACCAAGTGTCCACTTCC GATTACAAGCAAGAAGAAGATCCAACCAAGTTCAAGTCGGGAAAGACTGGTCGAGGACCTCTTGGGCCAAACTGGATG aAAGAGCTGGCCACTAACCCCTCCTGTCCACACATGTGTGCCTACAAACTCGTCACAGTCAAATTCAAGTGGTGGGGTCTGCAGAACCGAGTGGAGAACTTCATCCATAAG CAAGAGAAGAGGATCTTCACTAACTTCCATCGCCAGCTCTTCTGTTGGATTGATAAGTGGGTGGAGCTGAATATGGAAGATATCCGGCGGATGGAGGACGAGACGCAGAAGGAGCTGAAGGAG cTTCGCAAAGGGGGCAACGTTCGAGGCACCAGTGCTAAAGAAGAATCATGA